Proteins co-encoded in one Sus scrofa isolate TJ Tabasco breed Duroc chromosome 14, Sscrofa11.1, whole genome shotgun sequence genomic window:
- the P2RX2 gene encoding P2X purinoceptor 2 isoform X7, which yields MAAAEPKSPAAAGAAAARRLARGCWSAFWDYETPKVIVVKNRRLGIVYRTVQLLILLYFVCPHRYVFIVQKSYQDSETGPESSVITKVKGLTLSEHKVWDVEEYVKPPEGGSVFSIITRIEVTSFQTLGTCAESMRVRNATCDSDEDCVAGQLDMLGNGLRTGRCVPYYHGPSKTCEVSGWCPVEDGASVSQFLGKMAPNFTILIKNSIHYPKFQFSKGNIENRKDGYLRHCTFHEVSDLYCPIFKLGYIVEQAGENFTELAHTGGVIGVIINWDCDLDLSASMCNPKYSFRRLDPKHIPASSGYNFRFAKYYRINGSSTRTLIKAYGIRIDVIVHGQGSFLCDWILLTFMNKNKVYSHKKFDKMVDAPGGGAGPGLCASEPSQQDCTLTDARGLAQL from the exons ATGGCGGCCGCCGAGCCCAAGTCCCCCGCGGCAGCCGGGGCGGCCGCGGCCCGGCGCCTGGCTCGAGGCTGCTGGTCCGCCTTCTGGGACTACGAGACACCCAAGGTGATCGTGGTGAAGAACCGGCGCCTGGGCATCGTGTACCGCACCGTGCAGTTGCTCATTCTGCTCTACTTCGTGTG TCCACACAGGTACGTGTTCATCGTGCAGAAGAGCTACCAGGACAGCGAGACCGGCCCGGAAAGCTCCGTCATCACCAAGGTCAAAGGTCTCACCTTGTCAGAGCACAAAGTGTGGGACGTGGAGGAGTACGTGAAACCCCCCGAG GGGGGCAGCGTGTTCAGCATCATCACCAGGATCGAGGTCACCTCCTTCCAGACCCTCGGAACCTGCGCGGAG AGTATGAGGGTCAGAAATGCCACCTGCGACTCGGACGAGGACTGCGTGGCTGGGCAGCTGGATATGCTAGGAAACG GCCTGCGGACCGGGCGCTGCGTACCTTATTACCACGGGCCGTCCAAGACCTGCGAGGTGTCTGGCTGGTGCCCAGTGGAGGATGGCGCCTCAGTCAG CCAATTTCTCGGCAAGATGGCCCCAAATTTCACCATCCTCATCAAGAACAGCATCCACTACCCCAAATTCCAGTTCTCCAA GGGCAACATTGAGAACCGGAAGGATGGCTACTTGAGACACTGCACATTCCACGAGGTCTCTGACCTCTACTGCCCCATTTTCAAGCTGGGCTACATTGTGGAGCAGGCAGGGGAAAACTTCACAGAGTTGGCGCACACG GGTGGTGTCATTGGTGTCATTATCAACTGGGATTGTGACCTGGACCTGTCAGCATCCATGTGCAACCCCAAGTACTCCTTCCGAAGGCTCGACCCCAAGCACATCCCAGCCTCATCTGGCTACAACTTCAG GTTCGCCAAGTATTATAGAATAAACGGCAGCAGCACCCGCACACTCATCAAAGCCTACGGGATCCGAATTGATGTCATCGTTCATGGACAG GGCTCCTTCCTGTGTGACTGGATCCTGCTAACATTCATGAACAAAAACAAGGTCTACAGCCATAAGAAATTTGACAAG ATGGTGGATGCTCCTGGCGGGGGTGCAGGACCAGGGCTCTGCGCCTCTGAGCCTTCCCAACAGGACTGCACACTCACAGACGCCCGAGGTCTGGCCCAGCTCTGA